GATGTGCGCCGTAGGTACAAAAGCCTGAACGTGATTCAGTCCTTCCTCGGATGCAATGGCTGCAACAATGTGTAATTCCTTGATGTCATATTCGGCCAGGAGATCCTTACAGCATAATACAAGGCTCTTTCCTGTGGCCAACATGGGGTCTACAATGATTACTGTACGATTATCTAAGTTTGGTGTATTGACATATTCTTTATGAATTTCAAACTCACCGCTCTTTTTTGTATGCCGATAGGCCGCAATGAAGGTATTGTCGGCATGATCAAATACATTTAAAAGTCCCTGATGAAAGGGAAGTCCCGCTCTCAGAATTGTAGCGAGTACGGGTTGTTCCATCAGGAGATGGGTTTTGGCCACACCTAACGGAGTTTCAACTTCAACAGGTTTATAAGCCATCGTCTTGCTGATTTCATAAGCGAAAATTTCACCTAATCGTTCCAGATTCCGACGAAAGCGCATGCGATCCTGTTGAATCGTGATATCTCTCAGTTCGGCAATAAAATGATTTGCAATGCTATTTTGGGTAGATAGAATAGTGACCATGGCGTGTGTGCTAGTTCAGTTAAGCTAAAGATAATAAATAATCAATTGAAAGTAATAACATCTATGGTATTATTATAGTTTGCGCTAAAATGGTAAAATTTTTAGTAAATTTGTGTAAGACCATAGCAGGATATGACCTGGACCACAGGTCAACAAATCGTCTTGAAGCAGATTGAAACCATCGGATTACAAAAACTGTTTTTGAGCTTATGGCTCAAGCAATTCGTGGTGCAATGTTTGCTGGAAAAGGCCTGACTGGTTTTCTTAAAGAAATAGGAAATATATGAAATTTGAATTGACATCGGAATACAAACCCACAGGCGATCAGCCAGAAGCAATTAAGCAGTTGGTAGCAGGGGTAGAGCAGGCAGAGCAATACCAGACGCTTTTGGGGGTGACAGGTTCGGGTAAGACCTTTACTGTGGCTAATGTGATTCAGGAAACCCAAAAGCCGACATTGATTTTAAGCCACAATAAAACTTTGGCGGCTCAGTTGTACGGTGAATTCAAACAGTTCTTTCCCAATAACTCGGTCAACTATTTTGTGTCTTATTACGATTATTATCAACCCGAAGCTTTTATTGCTTCGACGAATACCTACATCGAGAAGGATTTGGCGATTAACGAGGAAATCGAAAAGCTGCGCTTGGCGACGACTTCGGCCCTGATGTCGGGGCGGCGTGATATTGTTGTCGTCTCTTCGGTATCCTGTATCTACGGTATGGGAAATCCCGAAGATTTCTCCCGGTCTATCTTTCGTTTTGGGGTCGGTATGACTGTCACTAGAAACGCTTTCCTGCATAAGTTGGTGGAGATTTTATATTCGCGAACGACCACAGAGTTTAAACGGGGTACCTTTCGGGTTAAAGGTGATACAGTGGACGTGTTTCCAGCATACTTGGATAACGCTATTCGGATTTCATTCTTTGGGGATGAAATTGACGAACTGAGTGAGATCGATCCCATTTCAGGGAAAACGCTCAACAAGATGGAAGATCTTGCTCTTTTTCCAGCAAATCTCTTCGTTACACCGAAAGAAAAATTCAAAGAATCGATCTGGGCTATTCAAGATGAATTGATGCAACGGAAAACGCAACTGGAAGACGAGGGCTTAATGCTGGAGGCGAAGCGTTTAGAGGAGCGGGTCAATTATGATCTGGAAATGATGCGTGAACTGGGCTATTGTTCGGGGATTGAAAATTATTCCCGCTTTTTTGATGGTAGACAACCGGGGATGCGTCCGTTCTGTTTGCTGGATTATTTTCCGGAAGATTACCTGTTGGTCATTGATGAGAGTCACGTGACCTTACCGCAATTACGTGCGATGTATGGAGGTGACCGATCGCGAAAAGTTTCCTTGGTGGAACATGGGTTTAGGTTGCCCGCGGCTTTGGATAATAGACCTTTAAACTTTCCGGAGTTTGAATCCCTGACAAATCAGACGATTTATGTATCGGCGACTCCGGGCGATTATGAACTGCAGCAGACTGAAGGTGTTGTCGTTGAGCAGGTTATTCGTCCAACAGGACTTCTGGATCCGATTATTGAAGTACGACCAGCGATTAATCAGGTCGATGATTTCTTGGAAGAGGTCGATAAGACCATTAA
The Sphingobacterium multivorum genome window above contains:
- the upp gene encoding uracil phosphoribosyltransferase, encoding MVTILSTQNSIANHFIAELRDITIQQDRMRFRRNLERLGEIFAYEISKTMAYKPVEVETPLGVAKTHLLMEQPVLATILRAGLPFHQGLLNVFDHADNTFIAAYRHTKKSGEFEIHKEYVNTPNLDNRTVIIVDPMLATGKSLVLCCKDLLAEYDIKELHIVAAIASEEGLNHVQAFVPTAHIWVGDVDHELTSKAYIVPGLGDAGDLAYGVKHH
- the uvrB gene encoding excinuclease ABC subunit UvrB, translating into MKFELTSEYKPTGDQPEAIKQLVAGVEQAEQYQTLLGVTGSGKTFTVANVIQETQKPTLILSHNKTLAAQLYGEFKQFFPNNSVNYFVSYYDYYQPEAFIASTNTYIEKDLAINEEIEKLRLATTSALMSGRRDIVVVSSVSCIYGMGNPEDFSRSIFRFGVGMTVTRNAFLHKLVEILYSRTTTEFKRGTFRVKGDTVDVFPAYLDNAIRISFFGDEIDELSEIDPISGKTLNKMEDLALFPANLFVTPKEKFKESIWAIQDELMQRKTQLEDEGLMLEAKRLEERVNYDLEMMRELGYCSGIENYSRFFDGRQPGMRPFCLLDYFPEDYLLVIDESHVTLPQLRAMYGGDRSRKVSLVEHGFRLPAALDNRPLNFPEFESLTNQTIYVSATPGDYELQQTEGVVVEQVIRPTGLLDPIIEVRPAINQVDDFLEEVDKTIKEGGRVLATTLTKRMAEELSKYMTKLNLKVRYIHSEIKTLERVEILRGLRLGEFDILVGVNLLREGLDLPEVTLVAILDADKEGFLRSERSLIQTIGRAARNDKGRVIMYADKMTDSMRVTIDETNRRRDKQMKYNLEHGITPRTVGKTREEILEQTSVADFSGIEPKIYVEPDPSQAIAADPVMQYLSEKDLKKAIDNVRKKMDKAAKEMDFLEAAKYRDEMFSLEKLYEERFPS